A stretch of Treponema vincentii F0403 DNA encodes these proteins:
- a CDS encoding acetyl-CoA hydrolase/transferase family protein, with amino-acid sequence MSDWKKYYQEHLTTAAEAVKHIKSGNRVVIGHACGEPAHLVNAMVDNAAAYKNVEIVHMVAMGGGKYCQPEYAENFRHNALFVGGSTREAVAAGRADYTPCFFFEIPRLFRTTLPVDVAMVTVSPPDENGMCSLGVSVDYTQEAVKQAKTVIAQVNKEMPWTGPNSLVSVQDLDFIVEHNEPLIELPPPKIGDIERAIGEHCASLIPDGATLQLGIGAIPDAVLLFLKGKKDLGIHSEMFSDGVVELAEAGVITNKKKTLHPGKFIVNFLMGTKRLYDFVNHNPDVDMRPVDYVNNPFIVAQNDYLISINSCVQVDLMGQVASETIGLKQFSGVGGQVDFVRGASASKGGVSIMAMPATVKGKISKIVPLLDEGAAVTTSRNDVDYVVTEYGIAALKGLTLKQRAHNLIAIAHPDFREELKAEFEKRFNCKY; translated from the coding sequence ATGTCTGATTGGAAGAAGTATTATCAGGAGCATTTGACAACTGCTGCAGAGGCTGTCAAGCACATTAAGTCGGGAAACCGCGTTGTGATCGGCCATGCCTGCGGTGAACCTGCTCACTTGGTGAATGCAATGGTGGATAATGCTGCGGCATATAAAAATGTCGAAATCGTCCACATGGTTGCAATGGGCGGCGGTAAGTATTGCCAGCCTGAATATGCCGAAAACTTTCGGCACAATGCGCTGTTTGTCGGTGGAAGCACACGCGAAGCAGTTGCTGCAGGACGTGCGGATTATACACCGTGCTTCTTTTTTGAAATTCCTCGGCTGTTCAGAACAACCTTACCGGTCGATGTGGCAATGGTAACCGTTAGCCCGCCTGATGAGAACGGTATGTGCTCACTCGGCGTATCCGTCGATTACACACAGGAAGCGGTAAAACAGGCAAAAACCGTTATCGCGCAGGTCAATAAGGAAATGCCGTGGACAGGCCCGAACAGTCTCGTTTCGGTACAAGACCTCGACTTTATTGTCGAACACAATGAACCGTTGATTGAATTGCCGCCGCCCAAGATCGGCGATATAGAAAGAGCAATCGGAGAGCATTGCGCCTCGCTTATTCCCGACGGAGCGACCCTCCAGCTCGGTATCGGCGCTATTCCCGACGCCGTTCTGTTGTTCCTTAAAGGTAAAAAAGATTTGGGTATCCACTCCGAAATGTTCTCGGACGGCGTAGTCGAACTTGCAGAAGCGGGTGTTATTACCAACAAGAAAAAGACGCTGCATCCCGGGAAGTTTATCGTCAACTTCTTGATGGGTACCAAAAGACTGTATGATTTTGTCAATCATAATCCCGATGTCGATATGCGTCCGGTCGACTATGTGAATAACCCGTTCATCGTTGCACAGAACGATTATTTGATTTCGATTAACTCCTGCGTACAGGTAGATTTGATGGGACAGGTCGCTTCCGAAACCATCGGACTTAAGCAGTTCTCCGGCGTCGGCGGACAGGTTGACTTTGTGCGCGGCGCATCCGCAAGCAAGGGCGGTGTTTCGATTATGGCAATGCCGGCAACGGTAAAGGGCAAGATTTCGAAGATCGTTCCGCTGTTGGATGAAGGCGCTGCCGTTACTACAAGCCGCAATGATGTGGACTATGTCGTTACCGAATACGGCATTGCCGCGCTGAAAGGCTTGACATTAAAGCAGCGTGCGCATAATCTGATTGCAATTGCGCATCCCGATTTCCGTGAAGAATTAAAAGCGGAATTTGAAAAGCGCTTTAACTGCAAGTACTAG